In the genome of Triticum urartu cultivar G1812 chromosome 5, Tu2.1, whole genome shotgun sequence, one region contains:
- the LOC125510063 gene encoding RNA polymerase II transcriptional coactivator KIWI-like isoform X2 has product MGLKGNKRFGGGGGGGQPPAKRQAAGKDGPAEETDDGIVVAQISKNKRVAVRSWNGKVMVDMREFYEKDGKSLPTRKGISLSMDQWKILRDNIEAIDEAIKENT; this is encoded by the exons ATGGGGCTCAAGGGGAACAAgcgcttcggcggcggcggcggcggcggccagcCGCCGGCCAAGCGCCAGGCGGCCGGGAAGGACGGCCCCGCCGAGGAAACCGACGACGGCATCGTCGTCGCGCAG ATATCGAAGAACAAGAGGGTGGCTGTGAGGAGCTGGAACGGCAAGGTGATGGTCGACATGCGCGAGTTCTACGAAAAGGACGGCAAGAGCCTCCCGACCCGCAAAG GTATATCACTTTCAATGGATCAG TGGAAGATACTGAGGGACAACATCGAAGCTATAGACGAGGCCATCAAGGAGAACACTTGA
- the LOC125510062 gene encoding pentatricopeptide repeat-containing protein At1g05750, chloroplastic-like yields MAWWPLAAAPRRLRRLAAVAFFSAAPSHGCPLHAELARRGAPAAASLALYSRIRAATPPTPYTFSLLLAALASSASGGCTRLAAPVAHAHALKCGALAHPVVTNSLLKLYCALGLLPHARRVFDDSGAALDAASWNTMVSGYGKSGDLAAAREVFGRMPGRNLVSWSAMVDVLVRAAEFDEALRVFDRMMGEGFKPDVVVLVSVLKACAHLGAVERGRWVHRYMQTEGFAGTQRNVMAETALVDMYCKCGCMEEAWRAFDSVRCRDVVLWNSMIGGLAMNGHGKRALELFQRMHEKGFVPNQSTFVAALCACTHTGRLDEGRKIFQSMRQHGIEPQREHYGCLADLLGRAGRVEEAEAVLLDMPMEPHASQWGALMSSCRMHNDITVGERVGKRLIELEPQHGGRYAVLFNLYAVNGRWEDARAIRQMMVDKGAKKELGFSFME; encoded by the coding sequence ATGGCGTGGTGGCCGCTCGctgccgcgccccgccgcctccgcaGACTCGCTgccgtcgccttcttctccgCAGCGCCCTCCCACGGCTGCCCGCTCCACGCCGAGCTCGCGCGCCGCGGCGCCCCCGCGGCCGCCTCGCTCGCCCTCTATTCCCGCATCCGCGCCGCCACGCCGCCCACCCCCTACAccttctccctcctcctcgccgccctCGCCTCGTCCGCCTCCGGCGGTTGCACCCGCCTGGCCGCGCCCGTCGCCCACGCGCACGCGCTCAAGTGCGGCGCGCTCGCGCACCCCGTCGTCACCAACTCCCTCCTCAAGCTCTACTGCGCCCTCGGCCTCCTGCCCCACGCGCGCAGGGTGTTCGACGACTCGGGCGCCGCTCTGGACGCCGCCTCCTGGAACACCATGGTGTCCGGCTACGGCAAGAGCGGCGACCTGGCAGCGGCGCGGGAGGTGTTCGGCAGAATGCCCGGGCGGAACCTGGTGTCCTGGAGCGCCATGGTCGACGTGCTTGTGCGTGCAGCGGAGTTTGACGAGGCGCTGCGGGTGTTTGATCGGATGATGGGGGAGGGTTTCAAGCCGGATGTGGTGGTGCTGGTGAGCGTGCTCAAGGCATGCGCTCATCTTGGTGCCGTCGAGAGGGGTCGGTGGGTCCATCGGTATATGCAAACAGAGGGGTTTGCAGGGACGCAGAGGAATGTCATGGCCGAGACCGCCCTGGTGGACATGTACTGCAAGTGCGGGTGCATGGAGGAGGCGTGGCGTGCTTTTGACTCTGTTCGCTGCCGTGACGTCGTGCTGTGGAATTCGATGATCGGGGGGCTTGCGATGAATGGCCATGGCAAGCGTGCTCTTGAATTGTTCCAAAGGATGCACGAAAAAGGTTTTGTGCCAAATCAGTCAACCTTTGTTGCCGCTTTGTGCGCGTGCACCCACACAGGTCGTCTGGACGAAGGGAGGAAAATTTTCCAGTCGATGCGGCAGCACGGGATCGAGCCACAGAGAGAGCACTATGGGTGCCTAGCTGATCTCCTTGGGCGTGCAGGACGCGTTGAGGAGGCTGAGGCTGTCTTGTTGGATATGCCAATGGAGCCACATGCGTCGCAATGGGGTGCGCTGATGTCGTCATGCCGGATGCATAATGATATTACTGTCGGCGAACGGGTTGGGAAGCGGCTCATTGAGCTAGAGCCACAACATGGTGGTCGTTATGCTGTTCTCTTCAACTTGTATGCAGTCAATGGTCGATGGGAAGATGCAAGAGCCATTCGGCAGATGATGGTGGACAAGGGAGCGAAGAAAGAGCTGGGTTTCAGCTTCATGGAGTGA
- the LOC125510061 gene encoding GTPase-activating protein gyp1 — protein MSSGGGGGGGSPNNSEWRFNQTLRNVQGMLKGRSFPGKVMLTRRSEPISPPEYSPRSENDRYEYEQNEGSQEVEGQASGNTTDNISSKKPISPSTSSVNSLPDAQGLVSGARATDSARITKFTNELSRPAVILDKLRELSWSGVPPYMRPNIWRLLLGYAPPNADRREGVLTRKRLEYVECVSQYYDIPDTERSDEEITMLRQIAVDCPRTVPDVTFFQDPQIQKSLERILYTWAIRHPASGYVQGINDLVTPFLIVFLSEHLEGNMDTWSMENLSLQDVSNIEADCYWCLSKFLDGMQDHYTFAQPGIQRLVFRLKELVHRIDEPLSKHIEEQGLEFLQFAFRWFNCLLIREVPFHLVTRLWDTYLAEGDYLPDFLVYISASFLLTWSEKLQKLDFQEMVMFLQHLPTRNWAHHELEMVLSRAYMWHTMFKSSPSHLAN, from the exons ATGAGtagcggcggtggcggcggcggaggaagccCCAACAACTCGGAATGGCGCTTCAACCAGACACTCCGCAACGTGCAAGG AATGCTCAAAGGACGAAGCTTTCCTGGGAAGGTTATGCTAACCCGAAGATCCGAGCCAATTTCACCTCCTGAATACTCCCCACGCTCTGAGAATGATCGCTATGAATATGAACAAAATGAAGGCTCACAGGAG GTAGAAGGGCAAGCATCTGGAAATACGACTGACAACATCAGTTCTAAGAAACCAATTTCACCATCGACAAGTAGCGTCAATTCATTACCAGATGCCCAGGGTTTAGTTTCCGGGGCTAGAGCAACAGATTCCGCAAGGATTACCAAATTCACAAATGAACTCTCTAGGCCAGCTGTTATATTAG ATAAATTGCGTGAATTATCTTGGAGTGGCGTGCCACCTTATATGCGACCTAACATATGGAGGCTTCTTTTG GGATATGCACCACCCAATGCGGATAGAAGAGAAGGTGTTTTAACGAGGAAAAGACTTGAGTATGTTGAGTGTGTTTCTCAATACTATGATATTCCGGATACTGAACGCTCTGATGAAGAGATTACAATGCTTCGCCAG ATTGCTGTTGATTGCCCAAGAACTGTCCCGGATGTTACATTTTTCCAGGATCCTCAGATTCAGAAATCCTTGGAGCGCATTTTATATACCTG GGCCATCAGGCACCCTGCAAGTGGCTACGTCCAAGGAATAAACGACCTTGTTACACCATTCTTGATTGTGTTCTTATCAGAGCACTTAGAAGGCAATATGGACACTTGGTCCATGGAGAACCTTTCTTTGCAGGACGTTTCTAATATAGAAGCAGACTGCTATTGGTGTCTCTCGAAGTTTCTGGATGGCATGCAGGACCATTACACCTTTGCACAACCTGGAATACAACGCCTTGTATTCAGGTTGAAAGAGTTGGTTCACCGAATAGATG AACCTTTATCGAAGCACATAGAGGAACAAGGGTTGGAGTTCCTTCAGTTTGCCTTCCGTTGGTTCAATTGTCTTCTGATACGTGAG GTTCCATTTCATCTCGTGACACGCTTGTGGGATACGTATCTTGCTGAAGGAGATTATCTACCAGATTTTCTCGTGTACATATCAGCTAGCTTTTTGTTAACA TGGTCGGAGAAGCTGCAGAAGCTGGATTTCCAGGAGATGGTCATGTTCCTCCAGCACCTCCCGACCAGGAACTGGGCGCACCACGAGCTCGAGATGGTCCTCTCCAGGGCGTACATGTGGCACACCATGTTCAAGAGCTCGCCCAGCCATCTTGCCAACTAG
- the LOC125510063 gene encoding RNA polymerase II transcriptional coactivator KELP-like isoform X1 yields MGLKGNKRFGGGGGGGQPPAKRQAAGKDGPAEETDDGIVVAQISKNKRVAVRSWNGKVMVDMREFYEKDGKSLPTRKVEDTEGQHRSYRRGHQGEHLIGKAAKEILLGKVSLICCLSMLVV; encoded by the exons ATGGGGCTCAAGGGGAACAAgcgcttcggcggcggcggcggcggcggccagcCGCCGGCCAAGCGCCAGGCGGCCGGGAAGGACGGCCCCGCCGAGGAAACCGACGACGGCATCGTCGTCGCGCAG ATATCGAAGAACAAGAGGGTGGCTGTGAGGAGCTGGAACGGCAAGGTGATGGTCGACATGCGCGAGTTCTACGAAAAGGACGGCAAGAGCCTCCCGACCCGCAAAG TGGAAGATACTGAGGGACAACATCGAAGCTATAGACGAGGCCATCAAGGAGAACACTTGATCGGAAAAGCGGCTAAGGAGATATTGCTGGGCAAAGTTTCGCTCATTTGCTGCTTAAGTATGCTGGTAGTCTAG